A section of the Rhipicephalus sanguineus isolate Rsan-2018 chromosome 11, BIME_Rsan_1.4, whole genome shotgun sequence genome encodes:
- the LOC119375250 gene encoding sulfotransferase ssu-1 — MDTDDFINIDNVPMLTIFPEDNVRSAMQYEPSASDVLIVTYPKCGTTWVQYIVAHILTKAEPPKKPAEYMLCSPLVELLGAESAVRAERKGPLITHLPLSNMVFSEQAKYIYVARNPYDCSVSCYYFFKGLTSRRIKDVSFGTFLEHFHCGRTLCGDYFDHLIPWYEMRSEPNVFFITYEQLKKNKGEVVLKIADFLGDEHGRALREDKQFYEKVLQSSSLGNMKKVFDYTPVERVKALGELPPAKFLKSLESFKGMTIDMKAMHEGAAFVRKGDVGDWRSHYTAEHITRTKAWIAQKTKGCDVMNLWKDLDLP, encoded by the coding sequence ATGGACACTGATGATTTCATCAACATTGACAACGTCCCTATGCTGACCATCTTTCCCGAAGACAACGTGCGTTCGGCCATGCAGTATGAACCCAGCGCAAGCGACGTCCTTATCGTAACTTACCCTAAATGTGGCACTACGTGGGTTCAGTACATTGTGGCTCACATTTTGACCAAAGCGGAACCGCCCAAGAAACCGGCTGAGTACATGCTCTGCTCTCcactggtggagctgctgggggCAGAGAGTGCCGTGAGAGCCGAAAGAAAAGGACCCTTAATCACGCACCTGCCGCTCAGCAATATGGTGTTCTCCGAGCAAGCGAAGTACATTTACGTTGCGAGAAACCCGTACGACTGTTCAGTTTCGTGCTATTATTTCTTCAAAGGCCTCACATCAAGACGCATAAAAGACGTATCCTTTGGCACGTTTCTGGAGCATTTCCACTGCGGGAGGACACTCTGCGGCGACTACTTCGACCACCTTATTCCCTGGTACGAGATGAGAAGTGAACCTAACGTGTTTTTTATCACGTACGAGCAGCTGAAGAAGAACAAGGGTGAGGTAGTTCTCAAGATTGCCGATTTTCTCGGCGATGAACACGGTAGGGCCTTACGCGAGGACAAGCAGTTTTACGAAAAGGTGTTGCAGTCTTCAAGTCTTGGAAACATGAAGAAAGTCTTTGACTACACCCCTGTTGAGCGCGTAAAAGCACTGGGAGAACTTCCCCCGGCAAAATTTCTCAAATCTCTCGAATCCTTCAAGGGAATGACCATAGATATGAAGGCGATGCACGAAGGAGCAGCTTTCGTGCGCAAGGGGGACGTCGGAGACTGGCGTAGCCACTACACAGCAGAGCACATTACCAGGACTAAAGCATGGATAGCGCAGAAGACCAAGGGGTGCGACGTCATGAACTTGTGGAAGGACTTGGATCTTCCGTAA